In a single window of the Roseofilum reptotaenium CS-1145 genome:
- a CDS encoding sulfotransferase family protein, translating to MTLPNFILLGAAKSGTSSVWNYLKQHPQVFMSNPKEPNFFVFEGMKLPPFIGPEPPEILCKRLYQNTITDWQSYQQLFDRVSGESAIGEASVRYLYFPQAPEKIKNYLPDVKMIVMLRNPVDRLYSHYVMNLRHLLEPLSLEDALAQEKERINNRWGWDWHYTQVGMYSEQIKRYLDYFPPEQLKIIVYDDFRQDPLGTMKEVYQYLGVDDTFVPNVEGRKNQGYWPKNKLVHQFLYTSNSLKSFLEKWLPRSLSQKLIKNLKQWNSAPIPALSMELRQSLNEVFRSDIINLKEILHREIAWLDS from the coding sequence ATGACTCTTCCCAACTTTATCCTTCTAGGGGCAGCAAAATCCGGGACTAGCTCTGTCTGGAATTACCTCAAACAGCATCCCCAGGTGTTCATGTCTAATCCTAAAGAACCTAACTTTTTTGTCTTTGAAGGGATGAAGTTACCCCCATTTATCGGGCCAGAACCTCCAGAAATTTTGTGTAAAAGATTATATCAAAACACGATTACTGATTGGCAAAGCTATCAACAATTGTTTGATAGGGTCTCTGGAGAAAGTGCCATTGGCGAAGCCTCAGTCAGATATCTTTATTTTCCCCAAGCCCCGGAAAAGATTAAGAACTATCTTCCGGATGTAAAAATGATTGTTATGTTACGAAATCCGGTGGATCGGTTGTATTCTCATTATGTGATGAATCTCCGGCATTTACTAGAACCTTTATCCTTAGAAGATGCTTTAGCCCAAGAGAAAGAGAGAATCAATAATCGTTGGGGTTGGGATTGGCATTATACTCAAGTGGGGATGTATTCAGAACAAATTAAGCGATATTTAGATTACTTTCCCCCAGAACAACTGAAAATTATTGTATATGATGATTTTCGCCAAGATCCCCTAGGGACAATGAAGGAAGTGTATCAGTATCTAGGGGTAGATGATACTTTTGTCCCAAATGTTGAAGGACGAAAAAATCAAGGATATTGGCCGAAAAATAAATTAGTCCATCAGTTTTTATATACCTCTAATTCCTTAAAGTCATTTCTAGAAAAATGGCTCCCACGGTCTTTATCTCAGAAGTTAATCAAAAACTTGAAGCAATGGAATAGTGCCCCTATTCCCGCCTTATCCATGGAGTTAAGACAATCTCTGAATGAAGTCTTTCGGTCTGATATTATCAACCTTAAAGAGATTTTGCATCGAGAGATTGCTTGGTTAGACTCATGA
- a CDS encoding CRTAC1 family protein, whose translation MKRNILILFILGLVSLSIILWTQRDLDQYPLNIDSGYTQENLDSVYSLFDLGVADINQDTYLDIYSANHNARQIFDINQQGQGFENKIYDLGFPQNYEVTEQPVSDLLLNRQDPGLYIYWHNYQLTIAAQNLSNPEDFSGLVIVPLSATPVTSGDLSIKINDTNALSGGLDKVRLVNFQIKGNGRLSIAFPASYPFFPPFFKLNSESDLTQVYIDSKFGSPPSHDFSLPPINALPHMDRHGMAWNDYDNDGNLDVVIVRGGMVGKMPELAPNATDELMLQTRSGFEDIAEQVGLKKQGCAARQVAWVDFDQDNLLDLYTMCGRHWPPNSLQANQLYRQISEGRFIDLAQEKNLAMSDMGWFVWLDVDNDRDMDLFWADETTFWLYRNQAGTFVAEELGQEESSVNQLAIADYDNDGDLDLFAASRRGSVLFTNNQGEYTATDPESIGLPSRAFAANWVDYDNDGLTDLYTLRYGMYRQRPNHTFEKINLLQVNSPKTFGGYAYCTWFDADNDGDRDLLIGKSEEMSWWEKQQKKAEDIAELSKSSKSKVLLYRNPGNENHWLQIELKGAAGNTVAIGGKVKVITENGTQFQQVGQADGAWRSQGHYRLYFGLGQQDKVESIQVTWPNGKTQDIPNPEIDKLLIIQQV comes from the coding sequence ATGAAACGCAATATTCTTATATTATTTATTCTTGGATTAGTGAGTTTATCTATTATCCTATGGACACAGCGAGATCTGGATCAGTATCCATTAAATATTGATTCTGGTTATACTCAAGAAAATCTGGACTCTGTCTATTCTCTCTTTGATTTAGGGGTGGCTGATATTAATCAAGATACCTATTTAGATATCTATTCTGCCAATCATAACGCCCGGCAAATTTTCGATATTAATCAGCAAGGTCAAGGATTTGAAAATAAAATTTATGATTTAGGATTTCCTCAAAATTATGAAGTTACAGAGCAACCTGTTTCTGATCTGCTTTTGAATAGACAAGATCCTGGATTATACATTTATTGGCATAACTATCAATTAACGATCGCTGCCCAAAATCTCTCCAATCCAGAAGACTTTAGTGGATTAGTCATTGTCCCTCTATCAGCGACTCCCGTAACTTCGGGCGATCTATCCATTAAAATCAATGATACGAATGCTTTATCTGGGGGACTCGATAAAGTCAGGTTGGTGAACTTCCAGATCAAAGGCAATGGTCGTTTATCGATCGCCTTTCCCGCATCTTATCCTTTTTTCCCACCATTTTTCAAACTCAATTCTGAATCGGATTTAACCCAGGTTTATATCGATTCTAAGTTTGGATCTCCCCCCTCCCATGATTTTTCCCTACCTCCGATTAATGCCTTACCTCATATGGATCGGCATGGTATGGCTTGGAATGATTATGACAATGACGGAAATTTAGATGTGGTGATTGTACGGGGTGGTATGGTTGGGAAGATGCCAGAACTTGCACCTAATGCTACTGATGAATTAATGTTGCAAACCCGATCTGGCTTTGAAGATATTGCTGAACAAGTTGGGTTAAAAAAACAAGGTTGTGCAGCACGACAAGTGGCTTGGGTTGATTTTGACCAAGATAATCTGCTGGATCTTTATACTATGTGTGGACGGCATTGGCCGCCAAATTCTTTGCAAGCGAATCAACTCTATCGCCAAATCTCTGAAGGTCGTTTCATTGATCTGGCACAAGAGAAAAATTTAGCTATGTCTGATATGGGTTGGTTTGTATGGTTAGATGTTGACAACGATCGCGATATGGATCTGTTTTGGGCTGATGAAACCACGTTTTGGCTTTACAGAAACCAAGCGGGAACCTTTGTTGCAGAAGAGTTAGGGCAAGAGGAGAGTTCAGTCAATCAACTTGCGATCGCCGATTATGATAATGATGGAGACTTAGATTTATTTGCCGCCTCTAGAAGAGGAAGTGTATTATTTACAAATAATCAAGGTGAATATACGGCTACCGATCCCGAATCTATTGGACTTCCTTCTAGAGCCTTTGCTGCTAACTGGGTCGATTATGATAATGATGGGTTAACTGATTTATATACGTTGCGGTATGGAATGTATCGCCAACGTCCTAATCACACCTTTGAGAAAATTAATCTATTACAGGTTAATTCACCTAAGACATTTGGAGGATATGCTTATTGTACTTGGTTTGATGCCGATAATGATGGCGATCGCGACTTACTGATCGGTAAATCAGAAGAAATGTCTTGGTGGGAAAAACAACAAAAGAAAGCCGAGGATATTGCTGAATTAAGCAAATCTAGCAAGTCTAAAGTGTTGCTCTATCGAAATCCTGGAAATGAGAACCATTGGTTACAAATAGAATTGAAAGGGGCTGCGGGCAATACAGTCGCTATTGGTGGTAAAGTTAAAGTCATTACCGAAAATGGGACTCAATTCCAGCAAGTTGGTCAAGCAGATGGGGCTTGGCGATCTCAAGGTCACTACCGACTCTACTTTGGTTTAGGACAGCAAGATAAAGTTGAGTCCATTCAAGTCACTTGGCCCAATGGAAAAACTCAAGACATTCCCAACCCAGAAATTGATAAACTCTTAATTATCCAGCAAGTCTAA
- a CDS encoding TVP38/TMEM64 family protein — MKGIFLIIFVISIIVTLAGVYGLAGVDSSKLELWLESTGFWTPLFFMMIYIISTLLILPTTPLNLMGGVIFGPWLGLFWTSLASIISALIGFGFTRINGQKMVSDKLKGYWKAMDAEIYQGGVFYIFAIRLLPVIPYGIVNFAAGLTSVSFKDYLLGTAIGTILGLFPFILLGSEGVKAIQTGEILPLLAAFALSGLLIGMATWYRRRRMISREIIEKINPK; from the coding sequence ATGAAAGGTATTTTTCTGATTATTTTTGTTATTAGTATTATTGTGACTCTAGCAGGGGTTTACGGGTTGGCGGGAGTTGATTCTTCAAAACTGGAGCTTTGGCTAGAATCTACAGGATTTTGGACTCCACTCTTTTTTATGATGATTTATATCATCTCAACCTTGCTAATTTTACCAACTACACCTCTAAATTTGATGGGGGGAGTAATATTTGGGCCTTGGTTGGGATTATTTTGGACGAGTTTAGCGTCCATTATTTCTGCCTTAATTGGCTTTGGATTTACTCGAATAAACGGGCAAAAAATGGTGTCTGATAAGCTTAAAGGTTATTGGAAAGCTATGGATGCGGAAATTTATCAAGGAGGTGTATTCTATATTTTTGCTATTCGCCTGCTGCCGGTTATTCCTTACGGAATCGTTAATTTTGCGGCGGGTTTAACATCAGTCAGTTTTAAAGATTATCTGTTAGGCACAGCGATCGGAACGATATTGGGTCTGTTTCCTTTTATTCTATTGGGAAGTGAAGGTGTTAAGGCAATTCAAACTGGAGAAATTTTGCCTTTATTGGCAGCATTTGCTCTTTCTGGCCTATTAATTGGTATGGCGACATGGTATCGTCGTCGTCGGATGATTTCTAGAGAAATTATCGAGAAAATAAATCCTAAATAA
- a CDS encoding MBOAT family O-acyltransferase, whose product MLFNSYIFIFVFLPITLTVFLTLNQFKLIKASQVWLTAASFAFYAYWNIAYLPLLFISVIFNYQMGKSIAYAQPKSQSAKTLLWIGITLNLVTIGYYKYANFFITSVNQVIQANFSIPTIILPLAISFYTFTQIAYLVDAYRGETKDLNYDILTYSLFVVFFPQLIAGPILRHDELIPQLRNLRRYVFSHENFSRGLVLFSLGLCKKVLIADNLSPWVATVFDHPNEITFIESWVGVLSYTYQLYFDFSGYSDMAIGLGLLFNINLPINFNSPYKATSISDFWRRWHITLSNFLRDYLYIPLGGSRQGEVQRYTNLMMTMLLGGLWHGAGWTYVIWGGLHGFYLCVNHGWRKLNISLPKLLSWLITFLSVIGAWVLFRADTLSNGLKILQVMMAGNGLVLPGEPTGRLAILTQFGIQVQSWRSLNYLPEFWDSDRLPFVILVLLTIAVKYMPNTQELMHKFKPDFIWSCCLGLLTGICLLSMNRVSEFLYFQF is encoded by the coding sequence ATGCTGTTCAACTCTTACATTTTTATTTTTGTATTTTTACCGATAACCTTAACGGTATTTTTGACTTTAAATCAATTCAAATTGATCAAAGCATCTCAAGTTTGGTTAACTGCGGCTTCCTTTGCATTTTATGCCTATTGGAATATTGCTTACTTGCCCCTCCTGTTCATATCCGTTATTTTTAACTATCAAATGGGAAAGAGCATTGCCTATGCTCAACCCAAAAGTCAATCTGCTAAAACCTTACTCTGGATCGGGATTACTCTCAATTTAGTCACGATTGGTTACTACAAGTATGCGAACTTCTTCATCACTTCTGTCAACCAAGTTATTCAGGCTAACTTCTCTATTCCTACAATTATTTTACCCTTAGCAATCTCTTTTTATACCTTTACCCAAATTGCTTATCTGGTCGATGCCTATCGAGGAGAAACGAAAGACCTCAACTATGATATTTTAACCTATAGCTTATTTGTCGTCTTCTTTCCTCAATTGATTGCTGGTCCTATTCTTCGTCATGATGAATTGATCCCGCAATTACGGAACCTTAGAAGGTATGTTTTTTCCCATGAGAATTTTAGCCGAGGTCTAGTATTATTTAGCCTGGGATTATGTAAGAAGGTTTTAATCGCGGATAATCTTTCCCCTTGGGTCGCTACCGTATTCGATCACCCCAATGAAATTACTTTCATTGAATCCTGGGTTGGTGTGCTCAGTTATACCTATCAACTGTACTTTGACTTCTCTGGCTACTCTGATATGGCGATCGGTTTAGGATTATTGTTTAATATTAACTTACCCATTAACTTTAATTCCCCTTACAAAGCCACGTCCATTAGTGATTTTTGGCGACGTTGGCACATTACTTTATCTAACTTCCTGCGGGATTATCTCTATATTCCTCTAGGAGGTAGTCGTCAAGGAGAAGTTCAGCGTTATACTAATCTAATGATGACCATGTTGCTTGGGGGATTATGGCATGGTGCAGGTTGGACTTATGTGATTTGGGGAGGACTGCACGGTTTCTATCTTTGTGTTAATCATGGTTGGCGTAAGTTAAATATTTCTCTACCTAAGCTTCTATCGTGGTTAATTACGTTTTTGTCTGTTATTGGAGCCTGGGTTTTATTTAGAGCCGATACCCTATCGAACGGGCTGAAAATTTTACAAGTTATGATGGCTGGAAATGGATTGGTTTTACCTGGAGAGCCAACCGGAAGATTAGCTATATTAACTCAATTTGGAATTCAAGTTCAATCCTGGCGATCGTTGAATTACTTGCCAGAGTTTTGGGATAGCGATCGCTTACCATTTGTAATTCTAGTCCTCTTAACCATTGCTGTCAAATATATGCCAAATACCCAAGAATTGATGCACAAATTTAAACCTGATTTTATCTGGTCTTGTTGCCTGGGTTTATTAACCGGAATCTGCTTATTATCTATGAATCGTGTATCAGAATTTTTGTATTTTCAGTTCTAA
- a CDS encoding DCC1-like thiol-disulfide oxidoreductase family protein, whose amino-acid sequence MVSESKSVLSPWRNKLEQIFGLDLRSFALFRIGLSLVLIADLLIRSRDIRDLYSNEGVLPTPVLFELLKPGYWSIHALSGQTIVQALLFSFALLMALGMLVGYRTRLATIASWALLISLHNRHPFVIFAADDVIRALMFWAMFLPLGATYSIDSALNSSREKLPKRILTGATLALHFQQCYIYMFSAAFKVSSSIWFPDGDAVYYAFSFDQYATPVAEWGLNFPPLMTLATHATLVIEWLGPLLLFVPFRTPIVRTLTVITFILLHISFGLGFEIGIFPFLSSASWLVFLPSEFWDYLEKRVATPQRMGLKIYYDAECGFCKKVVYLLRTFLVLPGTTPLICAQNEPSIYADMEAYNSWVVVDWQEKRRFKWDAIAYVVSLSPIFKPFARVLRWQPLMNLGNKFYETIANNRKFAGKFTAPFKFRPLVVRPSSFLSVVAILLFAYATFWNIKKLANRTLSRDHTINRILSKRTFQRIEGFGGLTRLDQGWSIFAPSPPKDDGWHIIQGQLKDGTSVDLLNRKTGEVSWEKPTLKQRNRWYPNMQWRTYYINLNRSIGKRLYPYFGDYLCRTWNQNHTGEQQMDQITVYFMDERTVPPGEDQTVEQTTHWDQSCSNE is encoded by the coding sequence ATGGTGAGTGAAAGCAAATCAGTCTTATCTCCCTGGCGCAATAAACTAGAACAGATATTTGGGTTAGACTTGCGCTCTTTTGCCTTATTCCGAATCGGTTTATCCCTCGTCTTAATCGCCGATTTATTGATCCGCTCTAGAGATATCAGAGACCTATACTCTAATGAAGGTGTTTTGCCCACACCTGTCTTATTTGAACTTCTCAAACCTGGGTATTGGTCAATTCATGCTCTCAGCGGTCAAACCATTGTTCAAGCCCTATTATTTTCCTTTGCTTTACTCATGGCATTAGGAATGCTGGTTGGGTACAGAACTCGATTAGCCACCATTGCATCTTGGGCCTTATTAATTTCTCTTCATAATCGCCATCCATTTGTTATTTTTGCTGCTGATGATGTAATTAGGGCACTAATGTTTTGGGCAATGTTTTTACCTTTAGGAGCTACCTATTCCATCGATAGTGCGCTCAACTCTTCACGTGAAAAACTTCCCAAACGAATTTTAACTGGAGCAACCTTAGCCTTACATTTTCAGCAATGCTATATCTATATGTTTTCTGCTGCCTTCAAAGTCAGTAGTTCAATTTGGTTCCCTGACGGCGATGCAGTTTATTACGCTTTTAGTTTTGATCAATATGCTACTCCAGTCGCTGAATGGGGTTTGAATTTCCCCCCGCTCATGACTCTGGCAACTCATGCCACATTAGTGATTGAATGGTTAGGCCCTTTATTGCTATTTGTCCCCTTTCGGACTCCTATCGTTAGAACGCTCACAGTTATAACGTTTATTCTTCTCCATATTAGCTTTGGCTTAGGATTTGAAATTGGAATTTTTCCATTTCTTAGCAGTGCAAGCTGGTTAGTTTTTCTTCCGAGTGAATTTTGGGATTATCTCGAAAAGCGTGTAGCCACTCCACAACGCATGGGATTAAAAATTTACTATGACGCAGAGTGTGGTTTTTGCAAAAAAGTGGTTTATCTACTGCGAACGTTCTTAGTTCTACCCGGTACTACTCCCCTCATCTGCGCTCAAAATGAACCCTCAATTTACGCTGATATGGAAGCCTACAATTCTTGGGTAGTGGTAGATTGGCAAGAGAAGCGCCGTTTTAAGTGGGACGCGATCGCCTATGTAGTTAGTTTATCTCCCATCTTCAAGCCTTTTGCCAGAGTTTTACGTTGGCAACCCTTAATGAATTTGGGTAATAAATTCTATGAGACTATTGCCAATAACCGTAAATTTGCCGGTAAGTTTACCGCTCCCTTTAAATTCCGTCCATTAGTTGTTCGACCATCTTCTTTCTTAAGTGTAGTGGCGATCTTGCTATTTGCTTATGCCACCTTTTGGAACATTAAAAAATTAGCCAACAGAACCCTAAGTCGAGACCATACCATCAATCGAATTCTATCCAAAAGAACTTTTCAGAGAATAGAAGGATTTGGAGGTTTAACTCGCTTAGATCAAGGATGGAGTATTTTTGCCCCCTCTCCTCCTAAAGATGATGGCTGGCACATCATTCAAGGCCAACTGAAAGATGGCACATCCGTAGATCTTCTCAACCGAAAAACAGGGGAAGTAAGTTGGGAAAAACCAACTCTCAAACAACGGAATCGCTGGTATCCGAACATGCAGTGGCGAACCTATTATATCAACCTGAATCGATCGATTGGTAAACGTCTTTATCCTTATTTCGGTGACTACTTATGCCGAACTTGGAATCAAAATCATACCGGTGAACAACAAATGGATCAAATCACAGTCTATTTTATGGATGAGCGCACTGTCCCCCCAGGGGAAGACCAAACTGTTGAACAAACAACCCATTGGGATCAATCTTGTTCTAATGAGTAA
- a CDS encoding NAD(P)/FAD-dependent oxidoreductase yields the protein MHTPIDLSSPHTSIQSPFKVCILGGGFGGLYAALYLQRFSELQVTLIDQNDHILFTPLLYELITNELQIWEIAPPFSKLIRQKKIKFYQDHILGTDLKKQQVYLQDRGELQYDYLIIAVGVKSLIDNVPGVKEHAVSFRTLKDTEFLKKKLQDFRSLSKAPVQIAIVGGGPSGVELATKIADYLGQKAEVRLITRGDRILRSFTKATRLTAEKALEERNVRISFLTQVNLVQANRLIVEQANETITLPTDLVIWTTGTKARSWVLDLDCEHNRYGQLLVEPTLQLKGYPEVFALGDIADIPSNSEIPRTAQAAYQQAPVAAKNLRSRVHQKRLKKFRYLHLGEMITVGVNDAAVSSFGLHFHGSLAFLFRNLVYLIRMPTISHRLQVFLSWLQGWWMGWVNWIFKTRKRKAKNYPTGIQ from the coding sequence ATGCATACTCCTATTGATCTTTCCTCCCCTCATACAAGCATTCAATCCCCTTTCAAGGTCTGTATTCTTGGGGGAGGATTTGGAGGACTCTATGCGGCCTTATATCTCCAGCGCTTTTCTGAACTACAAGTCACCCTCATCGATCAAAACGATCATATTTTATTTACCCCTTTACTCTATGAATTAATTACCAATGAACTTCAAATTTGGGAAATTGCCCCCCCCTTCTCGAAGTTAATTCGCCAGAAAAAAATCAAATTCTATCAAGATCATATCCTAGGAACTGATTTAAAAAAACAGCAAGTTTACCTACAAGACAGGGGAGAACTTCAGTATGATTATTTGATTATTGCAGTAGGAGTAAAGAGTCTGATCGATAATGTCCCTGGAGTCAAAGAACATGCTGTCAGTTTTCGGACTCTAAAGGATACTGAATTTTTAAAAAAGAAATTACAGGATTTTCGGAGTCTAAGCAAAGCTCCTGTCCAAATAGCCATTGTCGGAGGGGGTCCTTCTGGAGTCGAATTAGCCACGAAAATTGCAGACTATTTAGGACAGAAAGCAGAAGTCCGTTTAATTACGAGGGGAGATAGAATTCTGCGATCTTTTACCAAAGCAACTCGCCTCACCGCTGAAAAAGCACTGGAAGAAAGAAACGTAAGGATTAGTTTCCTAACCCAAGTTAACTTAGTCCAAGCCAATCGGTTAATCGTCGAACAAGCCAATGAAACCATAACATTGCCGACTGACTTAGTGATTTGGACAACAGGGACTAAAGCGCGATCGTGGGTTTTAGATCTAGACTGTGAACATAATCGTTATGGACAATTATTAGTCGAACCTACCCTTCAGTTAAAAGGATATCCAGAAGTATTTGCCTTGGGCGATATTGCCGATATCCCCAGTAACTCAGAAATTCCCCGGACAGCTCAAGCTGCATATCAACAAGCACCAGTTGCAGCCAAAAATCTCCGGTCTAGAGTCCACCAAAAACGACTCAAAAAGTTTCGGTATCTTCATTTAGGCGAAATGATAACCGTAGGAGTGAATGACGCAGCAGTATCTAGCTTTGGTCTACATTTTCATGGATCGCTTGCTTTTTTATTTAGAAATCTGGTTTATTTAATTAGGATGCCCACAATCTCTCATCGCCTACAAGTTTTCCTCAGTTGGTTACAAGGATGGTGGATGGGATGGGTAAATTGGATTTTTAAAACTCGAAAACGTAAAGCTAAAAACTATCCCACAGGTATTCAATAG